The following are encoded in a window of Paenibacillus polymyxa genomic DNA:
- a CDS encoding antitoxin Xre/MbcA/ParS toxin-binding domain-containing protein translates to MRDIYLKEFKLESWANMVQLYQERYDQVDPAIRVKVAESKIPKEIQIVLLPDMGEYLLTWMDRKVPALGNETPSDYLKSEEGTKALKAAILRMPR, encoded by the coding sequence ATGAGAGACATATATTTGAAAGAGTTTAAGCTGGAGAGCTGGGCCAACATGGTTCAGCTCTATCAGGAGCGGTATGATCAGGTAGATCCGGCTATAAGAGTAAAAGTGGCCGAAAGTAAAATTCCAAAGGAGATTCAGATTGTGCTGCTGCCCGATATGGGGGAGTATTTGCTGACTTGGATGGATCGAAAAGTCCCCGCACTCGGCAACGAAACACCGTCGGATTATTTGAAAAGCGAAGAAGGCACTAAAGCACTGAAGGCGGCCATATTACGTATGCCACGTTGA
- a CDS encoding methylated-DNA--[protein]-cysteine S-methyltransferase — MSELYVLKYVSPIGEIEIQGTNEAVYSIMFSNRNELLTRAIEEVPIQVLAECATQLDEYFKGERFEFTFPYAFEGTDFQKKVWNALVSVGYGKTTAYKDIALAIGNEKAIRAVGNANGKNKLSIVIPCHRIIGSNQKLTGYAGGLWRKEWLLQHEKRCLRP; from the coding sequence ATGAGCGAACTATACGTATTGAAGTATGTATCGCCGATTGGAGAGATAGAGATACAGGGCACAAATGAGGCTGTCTATTCTATTATGTTCTCTAATCGGAATGAGCTCTTAACGAGGGCTATAGAAGAGGTTCCAATCCAAGTATTAGCGGAATGCGCTACCCAGCTTGACGAGTATTTTAAAGGTGAGCGCTTTGAGTTTACGTTTCCTTATGCCTTTGAAGGTACGGATTTTCAAAAAAAAGTATGGAATGCTCTGGTGTCCGTGGGGTACGGTAAAACGACAGCTTATAAAGATATTGCTCTTGCTATTGGGAATGAAAAAGCGATCCGAGCCGTAGGCAATGCTAATGGAAAAAATAAGCTAAGCATTGTGATTCCATGTCACCGAATTATCGGTTCCAATCAGAAACTAACGGGCTATGCAGGAGGGCTATGGAGAAAAGAATGGTTGCTCCAGCATGAGAAGCGTTGTCTGAGGCCCTAA
- a CDS encoding bifunctional transcriptional activator/DNA repair enzyme AdaA: MANINLSFEEMWEKIIACDRKYDGLFFTAVKTTRIYCRPSCRSKKPKKINVEFYFDLDKVEKAGFRACKRCQPHTDHSPYIRLVQNVVTFLVNHYKEKIVLQDIADHIGISSFYLDRIFKQETAETPRTYLEKIRVDKAAYLLKSTNLTNLEICYETGFQSPSHFYKAFRSLNHCSPSEYRKLSKD, translated from the coding sequence ATGGCTAACATCAATCTTTCTTTTGAAGAAATGTGGGAGAAAATTATAGCGTGTGATCGTAAGTATGACGGGTTGTTTTTTACCGCTGTGAAAACAACCCGCATATACTGCCGACCTTCCTGTCGATCCAAAAAGCCGAAAAAAATAAATGTGGAGTTTTACTTTGATTTGGACAAAGTGGAAAAGGCGGGTTTTCGTGCTTGCAAAAGATGCCAGCCCCATACAGACCATTCGCCGTATATCAGACTTGTGCAGAATGTGGTAACCTTCTTGGTCAATCATTACAAGGAGAAAATTGTATTGCAGGATATTGCGGATCATATCGGAATAAGCTCCTTTTACTTGGATCGGATCTTTAAACAGGAAACCGCCGAAACCCCGCGTACGTATTTGGAAAAAATAAGAGTAGATAAGGCAGCCTATCTTCTTAAAAGTACAAACCTTACGAATCTTGAGATTTGCTATGAGACGGGCTTCCAAAGTCCCTCCCATTTCTATAAGGCGTTTCGCAGCTTGAACCATTGTTCTCCTAGTGAGTATAGAAAGTTGAGTAAGGATTAG
- a CDS encoding isocitrate lyase/PEP mutase family protein: protein MNKIHQFHALHTSEELLFLGNAWDMLSAVALEKAGFKAIGTTSWGIANTLGFSDGELIDFDQHVSVIRTIAEHVQIPVSADIEAGYGEDTATIVEHVLRVADVGVVGINIEDSLKTQKGLREVGLHSNLLSKIRTALDVRGFQKFFINARTDTYLQMDAPLSETIERAKAYVDSGASGIFVPGLKSDEEIREVVFHIHAPLNVLSLPGLTNVHQLQQLGVKRFSFGNAFSDKIIVALQKNAEQLIELQDTSHLYEDFAKS, encoded by the coding sequence ATGAACAAAATTCATCAGTTTCATGCACTTCACACATCAGAGGAACTTTTATTTTTAGGGAACGCCTGGGATATGCTATCTGCGGTGGCTCTGGAGAAGGCAGGCTTTAAGGCGATAGGTACGACGAGCTGGGGAATTGCCAATACGCTTGGATTCTCAGATGGAGAGCTTATTGATTTTGACCAGCATGTAAGCGTTATTCGGACGATTGCTGAGCATGTTCAAATTCCAGTGTCGGCAGATATTGAAGCAGGATATGGGGAGGATACGGCAACGATTGTTGAGCATGTTTTAAGGGTAGCCGATGTGGGAGTTGTAGGGATTAATATTGAGGATTCTTTGAAAACGCAAAAGGGACTTCGAGAAGTGGGCCTGCACAGTAACCTGTTGTCCAAAATAAGAACAGCATTGGATGTGCGTGGGTTTCAAAAGTTTTTTATAAACGCAAGAACGGATACATATTTGCAGATGGATGCCCCACTTTCAGAGACCATAGAGCGGGCCAAAGCGTATGTGGATAGTGGTGCGAGCGGAATTTTTGTTCCAGGATTAAAGAGTGATGAAGAGATCAGGGAAGTTGTGTTTCATATACATGCTCCGCTTAATGTTTTATCCCTGCCGGGTCTGACGAATGTCCACCAGCTTCAGCAGTTAGGTGTTAAACGGTTTAGCTTTGGAAATGCATTTTCTGATAAGATAATAGTTGCTTTGCAAAAGAATGCCGAACAGTTGATAGAGCTTCAAGATACATCACATTTATATGAGGATTTTGCAAAATCCTGA
- a CDS encoding chitosanase, with the protein MYKTKFLMILLSFTVIASFSSLSGPSPSKAFAEENGTPVQKTIDLNEGFDHSNEASIEPLSLTSEEATFQATVTAVDHDANFSPSTLQFLKANTGLDGEQWDNIMKLVNKPEQDSLKWTEFYGYAEDIGDNRGYTIGIFGATTGGSNDTGPDGPDLFKAFDAASGASNPSIAGGLTRAGLKGKMSGSILKLSDSDSVIKKKINALQNNEAWREAMWRTFYDTYIEYSVQQAQKRGFNTALTIGSFVDTALNQGATGDSGSLEGILSRSGSSTNEKKFMTSFYAKRTLVVDTNDYNQPPNGKNRVKQWSSLLASGETDLKNADAAVIKATNWELK; encoded by the coding sequence ATGTATAAAACAAAATTCCTTATGATCTTGCTAAGCTTTACTGTAATCGCTTCTTTCTCTAGCTTGTCCGGCCCTTCACCTAGCAAGGCTTTTGCTGAAGAGAATGGAACTCCGGTGCAGAAAACGATCGATTTAAATGAGGGCTTCGACCATTCAAATGAAGCTAGTATAGAGCCATTATCCCTTACCAGTGAAGAAGCTACTTTCCAAGCAACGGTTACAGCTGTTGATCATGATGCTAATTTCTCACCTTCAACACTTCAGTTTCTGAAGGCTAATACAGGACTCGACGGTGAGCAATGGGATAATATTATGAAGCTAGTGAACAAACCAGAGCAAGATTCTTTGAAATGGACTGAATTCTATGGCTATGCTGAAGATATAGGCGATAATCGCGGATACACAATCGGTATCTTTGGAGCAACAACAGGCGGTTCAAATGATACAGGACCCGATGGTCCGGACTTATTCAAAGCTTTTGATGCTGCTAGTGGAGCTAGCAACCCTTCCATTGCAGGTGGATTAACACGTGCTGGTCTGAAGGGGAAAATGAGTGGTTCGATTCTAAAACTCAGCGATAGCGATAGTGTAATCAAGAAGAAGATCAACGCTCTCCAAAACAATGAAGCTTGGAGAGAAGCCATGTGGCGTACGTTCTATGACACCTATATCGAATATAGTGTACAGCAAGCACAGAAACGCGGATTTAATACTGCTCTGACGATTGGATCATTTGTCGACACAGCACTCAATCAAGGCGCTACTGGTGATTCAGGTAGTCTTGAAGGAATCCTCTCACGCTCAGGCAGTAGTACGAATGAGAAGAAGTTCATGACTAGCTTCTATGCTAAGCGTACATTGGTTGTCGATACCAATGATTATAACCAACCTCCCAATGGTAAGAATCGTGTGAAACAATGGAGCTCTCTCTTAGCTTCTGGCGAAACAGATCTTAAGAACGCAGATGCAGCTGTGATCAAAGCAACTAATTGGGAACTGAAGTAA
- a CDS encoding MFS transporter: MQSTWKVYILAIVSFLVGTSEYIISGILDQIATTMGITVSAAGQLITVFSLAYAIGTPILMAVTAKWDRRKLLLSSLGLFAVANVLSFILPGFGMFIAARILMALGAGMVVVTALSIAAKIAPAGKQASSIATVTMGFTASLIIGVPLGRMISSAYGWKTVFLGIALTGIIALIVISMTIPRLKGDRPVPLLQQFALLKKPEVALGLGITFFWLGGYSLAYTYISPYLLNVSGVGEDMLSSVLLAFGIASLIGSKIGGYSADKKGIPFTLLGGMVLHGISLLLLPFAAHSLIAVFALLILWSFAAWTTGPTQQYNLVTLVPESSGVMLSLNQSTMQLAMAAGAGIGGVVVGQVSLASITWFGAAGVVIAIVAVYLLSRRSSVHTGLGVTE; the protein is encoded by the coding sequence ATGCAGAGCACATGGAAAGTGTATATTTTGGCAATTGTTAGTTTTTTGGTAGGCACATCCGAGTACATTATCTCAGGCATTTTGGATCAAATTGCGACAACTATGGGGATTACGGTGTCCGCAGCGGGCCAGCTGATTACAGTCTTTTCTCTTGCTTACGCGATTGGCACGCCGATTCTGATGGCAGTAACCGCTAAATGGGACAGACGCAAGCTGCTCTTGAGTTCGCTCGGATTATTTGCAGTAGCTAATGTCCTCTCCTTTATTCTGCCGGGTTTTGGAATGTTTATCGCCGCGCGTATTCTTATGGCCCTCGGGGCGGGGATGGTCGTGGTTACAGCACTGAGCATTGCAGCAAAAATTGCCCCAGCCGGCAAGCAGGCCAGTTCTATTGCTACAGTCACTATGGGTTTTACAGCTTCGCTGATTATTGGGGTGCCGCTTGGGAGAATGATATCTTCTGCATATGGCTGGAAAACCGTATTTCTCGGCATCGCGTTGACAGGGATTATTGCCCTAATTGTTATATCTATGACAATTCCCCGCTTAAAAGGAGATCGACCAGTCCCCTTACTACAACAGTTTGCTCTTCTGAAAAAGCCTGAAGTTGCTTTGGGATTAGGTATTACCTTCTTTTGGCTAGGAGGTTATTCACTCGCGTATACTTACATCTCACCGTATTTGCTGAATGTATCAGGTGTAGGAGAGGATATGCTAAGCTCAGTATTGCTCGCCTTCGGAATTGCCAGTCTAATCGGATCAAAAATTGGTGGGTACAGTGCGGATAAAAAGGGTATACCCTTTACATTATTAGGGGGCATGGTGTTGCACGGTATTTCCTTACTCTTACTTCCTTTTGCCGCTCATTCCCTGATCGCAGTATTTGCTTTATTGATCCTTTGGTCGTTTGCAGCCTGGACAACTGGACCTACTCAACAATATAATCTGGTCACACTTGTGCCTGAATCTTCCGGTGTGATGCTGAGTCTCAATCAGTCTACGATGCAGCTTGCTATGGCAGCCGGAGCCGGAATCGGCGGTGTAGTTGTTGGTCAGGTTTCGCTGGCTTCCATCACTTGGTTTGGAGCAGCCGGTGTCGTCATCGCCATTGTAGCTGTATATTTACTTTCACGAAGATCCTCAGTTCACACGGGATTGGGTGTTACGGAGTAA
- a CDS encoding ArsR/SmtB family transcription factor, with protein MKDTTEMQQAVKIYKALGEPTRLKIALLLKEESDQCCSVLGEKLNSVAISTLSHHLKQMAESGLLTYRKEGTFIYYSLDVEAAQKYAPFLIT; from the coding sequence GTGAAAGATACAACAGAGATGCAGCAAGCTGTAAAAATATATAAAGCACTTGGAGAACCCACTCGTCTCAAAATAGCACTTCTGCTAAAAGAGGAAAGTGACCAATGCTGCTCTGTGCTGGGCGAGAAGCTGAACAGTGTAGCTATTTCAACACTATCGCACCATCTGAAGCAAATGGCAGAGTCGGGGCTGCTCACATACCGTAAAGAGGGGACGTTTATTTATTACAGCTTGGATGTGGAAGCAGCGCAGAAATATGCCCCGTTCCTAATAACATAA
- a CDS encoding SDR family oxidoreductase, with protein sequence MLDIKGKVVAITGASSGIGEATARLLAHHGAHVILGARRTERLEALTSEIRLKGGSADYQQLDVTKRDQMEAFIKYAEKTFGRVDVILNNAGVMPLSKLEALKVEEWDRMIDVNIRGVLHGIAAGLPIMKKQGFGQFINIASIGAYSVTPTAAVYCATKYAVRAISEGLRMEVGGDIRVTLVSPGVTESELADSISDEEARQGMKEYRRISISPDAIARSILYAMEQPADVDVNEIIVRPTASPN encoded by the coding sequence ATGTTGGATATTAAAGGGAAAGTCGTAGCTATTACGGGGGCAAGTAGTGGGATCGGTGAGGCTACTGCCCGTTTACTTGCTCACCATGGGGCTCATGTAATATTAGGGGCCAGACGCACAGAGCGACTAGAGGCTCTGACATCCGAGATTCGTTTGAAAGGTGGATCGGCTGATTATCAGCAACTGGATGTGACTAAGAGGGACCAGATGGAAGCGTTCATTAAGTACGCGGAAAAAACATTTGGGCGTGTGGATGTAATTTTGAACAATGCGGGAGTGATGCCTCTTTCAAAATTAGAAGCCCTGAAGGTAGAGGAATGGGATCGCATGATTGATGTAAATATACGGGGCGTTCTGCATGGGATTGCGGCAGGGCTTCCGATTATGAAAAAGCAAGGATTTGGTCAGTTTATTAATATCGCCTCTATTGGCGCGTATAGTGTAACCCCAACTGCAGCGGTGTATTGCGCAACGAAGTATGCGGTTCGGGCAATTTCTGAAGGGTTGCGTATGGAGGTGGGGGGAGATATTCGTGTGACGCTGGTATCGCCAGGAGTAACCGAATCTGAGCTTGCTGACAGTATTTCAGATGAAGAGGCCCGGCAAGGAATGAAAGAGTACCGTCGTATTTCGATTTCGCCTGATGCCATAGCCCGTTCCATCCTGTATGCTATGGAGCAGCCAGCGGATGTAGATGTTAATGAAATTATTGTCAGACCCACGGCAAGCCCGAATTAA
- a CDS encoding Atu4866 domain-containing protein: MESNKAEKSVHASQHPYIGMWVTEDGDIRQELLPNGRYDEARGQRQSAYTGSYIIEDDYIEYVDDTGFTADGVFKNGVLYHAGMVFYREVKK; encoded by the coding sequence ATGGAGAGTAACAAAGCGGAAAAAAGTGTACACGCTTCGCAGCATCCCTATATAGGGATGTGGGTAACTGAAGACGGAGATATCCGTCAAGAACTCTTGCCTAATGGCCGTTATGATGAAGCACGGGGTCAGAGACAAAGTGCCTATACAGGCAGCTATATCATAGAAGATGACTATATCGAATATGTGGACGACACCGGATTTACGGCAGATGGTGTATTCAAAAATGGTGTTTTGTATCATGCAGGGATGGTTTTTTACAGGGAAGTAAAAAAGTAA
- a CDS encoding AraC family transcriptional regulator: MEATKIEGSTMEKQAELARLIERFSHQDGVLTTAISSLHFVRSSNTTVPIHQVHEPALCIVAQGRKVVMLAEESYHYGTSDYLVVSVDLPISGQVIQASAEAPYLCLRLNFDPYQVLDLIKESALPTSPMPDSRRGLYVSQTNSLLLDAVIRLVHLLENPQDVPVLAPLVIREILYRILQGNQGESLKQLVMTGSHSNRIAEVIKRIKQDYDKPLRIEELSKLANMSPSSLHRHFKEVTAMSPMQYQKQLRLQESRRLLLSESADAADVGFQVGYESPSQFSREYARLFGLPPISDIKRLRSDQDHPTI; the protein is encoded by the coding sequence ATGGAGGCAACCAAAATAGAGGGTTCTACCATGGAAAAACAAGCCGAGTTGGCAAGGCTCATAGAACGATTTTCACATCAGGACGGAGTTCTCACTACAGCCATATCTTCGCTTCACTTCGTCCGAAGTTCAAATACAACCGTTCCGATACATCAAGTTCATGAACCTGCCTTATGTATTGTGGCACAAGGCAGAAAAGTCGTGATGCTCGCAGAGGAAAGTTACCATTACGGCACATCCGACTACCTTGTTGTGTCGGTGGATTTGCCGATCTCGGGGCAGGTTATCCAAGCGTCAGCAGAAGCTCCTTATTTGTGCCTCCGGCTCAATTTTGATCCGTATCAGGTTTTGGATCTGATCAAGGAATCTGCTCTTCCCACAAGCCCAATGCCTGATTCCAGACGAGGCTTGTATGTAAGCCAAACCAACTCTCTACTGCTGGATGCCGTGATAAGGCTAGTGCATCTTTTGGAAAACCCGCAGGATGTTCCGGTGCTGGCTCCATTAGTCATTCGTGAGATACTGTATAGGATTTTACAGGGTAATCAGGGGGAATCTTTAAAACAACTGGTCATGACCGGCAGCCATTCCAACCGGATTGCAGAAGTCATAAAGCGGATTAAGCAGGATTATGATAAGCCGTTGCGTATTGAGGAATTGTCCAAATTAGCGAATATGAGTCCTTCGTCACTACATCGACATTTTAAAGAGGTTACGGCTATGAGCCCAATGCAATATCAAAAACAATTACGTTTACAAGAGTCCCGCCGCCTGTTGTTATCCGAATCAGCGGATGCGGCAGATGTCGGTTTTCAGGTAGGTTACGAGAGCCCCTCCCAATTCAGCCGTGAATACGCCCGCTTGTTCGGCCTGCCTCCAATTAGTGATATCAAACGCTTGCGCTCGGATCAGGATCACCCGACCATTTGA
- a CDS encoding LacI family DNA-binding transcriptional regulator — protein MTDQKKVTIEDVAKRAGVGIATVSRAINDSEGISPRTKALILQVIEEMGFTPNTSAQSLKVRQTRQIALAVPDIRNAIIPEIAWSVEQAAKQHGYRVVQINTAGNARMELETVREVKKLHVDGLIIMPLAYPKMLVDLINKASVPVSIINYGKKLGEDVKADIVSLARQEGRLVMEHLLKIGRTRIAYAGAAKDKIEERYFAYEQSLQHVDPSLVYFGDDFSFETGLRAADYFYSLKHMPDAIYAVNDMVAIGIVNRFKDLGVKVPDEVAVVGIDNNLWAMVTTPQISSVSIMGEEVARLAAELLLKRIQEQTPGDYERVQFEPRLIVRESSVSVIRKPTVGRDE, from the coding sequence GTGACAGATCAAAAGAAAGTAACCATAGAGGATGTAGCCAAGCGGGCAGGAGTCGGTATTGCGACTGTCTCCAGAGCTATTAATGATAGTGAGGGCATCAGCCCGAGAACGAAAGCCTTGATTTTGCAAGTGATTGAAGAGATGGGGTTTACGCCCAACACCTCGGCTCAGAGTTTGAAAGTTCGTCAGACACGACAAATCGCACTGGCCGTGCCAGACATTCGTAACGCGATTATTCCAGAGATCGCTTGGTCCGTAGAGCAGGCCGCCAAGCAGCATGGTTACCGGGTCGTGCAAATCAATACCGCCGGGAATGCCAGAATGGAGCTTGAAACAGTTCGTGAGGTCAAGAAGCTGCATGTCGACGGGCTCATCATTATGCCGCTGGCGTATCCCAAAATGTTGGTAGATCTGATTAACAAAGCCAGCGTTCCCGTGTCCATTATTAACTATGGCAAGAAGCTGGGCGAAGATGTCAAAGCGGATATTGTCAGTCTGGCCCGACAAGAGGGAAGACTCGTGATGGAGCATTTACTTAAAATCGGCAGAACAAGAATCGCCTATGCAGGCGCTGCGAAGGACAAAATCGAGGAGAGATACTTCGCTTATGAGCAGTCTCTCCAGCATGTGGACCCTTCACTCGTTTATTTTGGCGATGATTTCTCCTTTGAGACAGGGCTGCGTGCAGCCGATTATTTTTACAGCCTGAAACATATGCCGGATGCTATTTATGCGGTTAATGATATGGTGGCGATAGGGATCGTCAATCGATTTAAGGATTTGGGTGTAAAGGTGCCAGATGAGGTTGCTGTAGTCGGTATTGATAACAATTTGTGGGCTATGGTAACGACCCCTCAGATCAGCTCAGTTTCCATCATGGGGGAAGAGGTGGCACGGTTGGCTGCGGAGCTGCTGCTCAAGCGGATTCAGGAACAGACACCTGGGGATTATGAGCGTGTGCAATTCGAGCCTCGTCTGATCGTGAGGGAATCAAGCGTCTCTGTGATCCGTAAGCCCACGGTGGGACGTGACGAGTAG
- a CDS encoding 2,3-butanediol dehydrogenase, which translates to MQALRWHGVKDLRLENIEQPAALAGKVKIKVEWCGICGSDLHEYVAGPIFIPQDAQHPLTGEKAPIVMGHEFSGQVVEIGEGVTKIQVGDRVVVEPVFACGECDACKQGKYNLCDKMGFLGLAGGGGGFSEYVAADEHMVHKIPESVSFEQGALVEPSAVALYAVRQSQLKVGDKAVVFGAGPIGLLVIEALKASGASEIYAVELSEERKAKAEELGAIVIDPKTYDVVEELHKRTNGGVDVAYEVTGVPPVLTQAIESTKISGQIMIVSIFEKEAPIKPNNIVMKERNLTGIIGYRDVFPAVISLMEKGYFPADKLVTKRIKLEEVIEQGFEGLLKEKNQVKILVSPQA; encoded by the coding sequence ATGCAAGCATTGAGATGGCATGGAGTAAAAGACTTACGTTTGGAAAACATTGAGCAGCCCGCTGCTCTGGCAGGAAAAGTAAAAATCAAGGTAGAATGGTGCGGCATTTGCGGAAGTGATCTTCACGAATATGTAGCAGGACCGATCTTCATTCCCCAAGATGCTCAGCATCCATTGACTGGCGAAAAAGCGCCGATCGTAATGGGACATGAATTCTCTGGACAAGTTGTCGAAATCGGCGAAGGTGTAACCAAGATTCAAGTTGGCGACCGTGTAGTTGTAGAACCGGTGTTTGCATGTGGAGAATGTGATGCATGTAAACAAGGCAAATATAATCTTTGCGATAAAATGGGCTTCCTCGGTCTGGCAGGCGGCGGTGGTGGATTTTCTGAATATGTCGCAGCTGACGAGCACATGGTTCACAAAATTCCAGAAAGCGTATCTTTCGAGCAAGGCGCATTGGTAGAGCCTTCGGCCGTTGCTTTGTATGCTGTTCGTCAAAGCCAACTGAAAGTCGGCGACAAAGCTGTAGTATTTGGCGCTGGCCCTATCGGATTGCTGGTTATTGAAGCGTTGAAAGCTTCGGGCGCATCTGAGATTTATGCAGTAGAGCTTTCCGAGGAGCGTAAAGCTAAAGCTGAAGAGCTGGGTGCTATCGTGATTGATCCTAAGACTTATGATGTGGTGGAAGAACTGCACAAACGGACCAACGGCGGTGTAGATGTAGCCTATGAAGTCACTGGAGTACCTCCTGTGCTGACTCAAGCTATTGAATCTACTAAAATTAGCGGACAAATCATGATCGTCAGCATTTTTGAAAAAGAAGCTCCGATCAAGCCTAACAATATCGTTATGAAGGAACGCAATCTGACTGGTATTATCGGCTACCGTGATGTATTCCCAGCTGTTATCAGCCTGATGGAAAAAGGTTATTTCCCTGCCGACAAGCTGGTTACCAAACGTATTAAACTCGAAGAAGTGATTGAGCAAGGTTTTGAAGGTCTCCTGAAAGAGAAAAATCAGGTTAAAATCCTGGTATCTCCGCAAGCCTAA